A single window of Streptomyces cathayae DNA harbors:
- a CDS encoding DUF501 domain-containing protein has protein sequence MDTPPPTTPRTEPTDADVEAFKQQLGRPPRGLRAIAHRCPCGQPDVVETAPRLPDGTPFPTLYYLTCPKANSAIGTLEANGVMKEMTERLAADPELAAAYRAAHEDYIRRRDEIEELRNFPSAGGMPDRVKCLHVLVAHSLAAGPGVNPLGDEALAMLPQWWRKGPCVTPPGDEPATSKEDDR, from the coding sequence ATGGACACCCCTCCGCCCACGACCCCGCGCACCGAGCCGACCGACGCGGACGTCGAGGCCTTCAAGCAGCAGCTCGGGCGGCCCCCGCGCGGGCTGCGCGCCATCGCGCACCGCTGTCCCTGCGGACAGCCCGACGTCGTCGAGACCGCGCCGAGGCTGCCCGACGGCACCCCCTTCCCGACGCTGTACTACCTGACGTGCCCGAAGGCGAACTCCGCGATCGGCACGCTGGAGGCGAACGGCGTGATGAAGGAGATGACGGAGCGGCTGGCGGCGGACCCGGAGCTGGCGGCCGCCTACCGCGCGGCGCACGAGGACTACATCCGGCGCCGCGACGAGATCGAGGAACTGAGGAACTTCCCGAGCGCCGGCGGGATGCCGGACCGGGTGAAGTGCCTGCACGTCCTGGTCGCCCACTCGCTGGCCGCCGGCCCCGGCGTCAACCCGCTGGGCGACGAGGCGCTCGCGATGCTGCCCCAGTGGTGGCGCAAGGGCCCGTGCGTGACCCCGCCCGGCGACGAGCCGGCCACTTCCAAGGAGGACGACCGATGA
- a CDS encoding PIN domain nuclease translates to MSKAFLIDTSACNRLFRLPGVEREWAQVLDAGRVSVCEVTELELVRAAGGREERALLDRYLHDAFGWTPAPERTLLRARQVQELLVTSGQHHGPGAVDLMVAATAELSGLVLLHYDADFEAIAKATGQPHRWIAPRGSVD, encoded by the coding sequence GTGAGCAAGGCCTTCCTCATCGACACGAGTGCCTGCAATCGCCTGTTCCGCCTGCCGGGCGTGGAGCGGGAATGGGCCCAGGTGCTCGACGCCGGACGCGTCAGCGTATGCGAGGTGACCGAACTCGAGCTGGTGCGGGCTGCCGGAGGTCGCGAAGAACGTGCTCTCCTGGATCGCTATCTCCACGATGCCTTCGGCTGGACTCCCGCTCCGGAACGCACCCTCCTGCGCGCCCGCCAGGTCCAAGAACTCCTGGTCACCTCAGGACAACACCACGGCCCGGGAGCAGTGGACCTGATGGTCGCCGCAACCGCGGAACTCTCCGGCCTGGTCCTCCTCCACTACGACGCCGACTTCGAAGCGATCGCCAAGGCCACCGGACAGCCGCACCGTTGGATCGCTCCACGCGGTTCGGTGGACTGA
- a CDS encoding SurA N-terminal domain-containing protein, translated as MHRRRRTALLLTAALTMAAPLLTACGNDAHPGAAAVVGGQRITVSQLEDRVGEIRAAQREAVPEAQYEQAVARTGSLTRDTLHGMVLDRVLERAARDAGVSVTPKEVQQMRAGLEQQAGGAEALETAWLQQYGIPPQRLDDNLRLQVQAQKLAQRLGADTSRPEFWQALSEASRKLDVDLNPRYGTWDDEKSSRVDARTPWVRDVTVDGVQPIA; from the coding sequence TTGCACCGCCGTCGTCGCACCGCGCTCCTCCTCACCGCCGCCCTCACGATGGCGGCCCCCCTGCTCACCGCCTGCGGGAACGACGCGCATCCCGGCGCGGCGGCCGTCGTGGGCGGACAGCGGATCACGGTGTCGCAGCTGGAGGACCGGGTCGGCGAGATCCGCGCGGCCCAGCGGGAGGCGGTGCCGGAGGCGCAGTACGAGCAGGCCGTCGCCCGCACCGGCAGCCTCACCCGCGACACCCTGCACGGCATGGTCCTGGACCGTGTGCTGGAGCGCGCCGCGCGCGACGCCGGGGTGAGCGTCACCCCCAAGGAGGTCCAGCAGATGCGGGCCGGTCTGGAGCAGCAGGCCGGCGGGGCCGAGGCGCTGGAGACGGCCTGGCTGCAGCAGTACGGCATCCCGCCGCAGCGCCTCGACGACAACCTCCGCCTCCAGGTCCAGGCGCAGAAGCTCGCCCAGCGGCTCGGCGCCGACACCAGCCGGCCCGAGTTCTGGCAGGCCCTGTCCGAGGCGAGCAGGAAGCTCGACGTCGACCTCAATCCGCGCTACGGCACCTGGGACGACGAGAAGAGCAGCCGCGTCGACGCCAGGACCCCGTGGGTCCGGGACGTCACGGTGGACGGAGTCCAGCCGATCGCCTGA
- a CDS encoding nucleoside triphosphate pyrophosphohydrolase, with translation MNATSPAAPSAVLPGRIVLLTTSHRVAPGLLSWPAWQALHAADRVLCADGAHPQLPYLREAGIAVEEAAPAARDLVEACAGGRTVVVVATGEGEPALTDGLARLAGTGRVRMPELELLPASYDLPGARLLDLVQVMDRIRAECPWSSLQTHKGLAKYGIEEAYELVEAIEEGDREELREELGDVLLQVVFHARIAEEHPEEPFSVDDVAGGIVAKLIHRHPHVFGGETATTPEEVKAHWLRTKAVEKQRTSVTEGIPMGQPGLALAAKLASRVRTAGLDVPLPRVEGIGYELLALAVRAEAEGVDPEAALRAAARAYRDAIRAAEGTGEEAGGEAAGE, from the coding sequence GTGAACGCAACCAGTCCCGCAGCCCCCTCCGCCGTACTGCCCGGCCGCATCGTCCTGCTCACCACCAGCCACCGTGTCGCGCCCGGCCTGCTGTCCTGGCCCGCCTGGCAGGCCCTGCACGCGGCCGACCGGGTGCTGTGCGCGGACGGCGCCCATCCGCAGCTGCCGTACCTGCGGGAGGCGGGCATAGCCGTCGAGGAGGCGGCACCGGCCGCCCGGGACCTGGTCGAGGCCTGCGCCGGCGGGCGGACCGTGGTCGTCGTGGCGACGGGCGAGGGCGAACCCGCCCTGACCGACGGACTGGCCCGCCTCGCGGGCACCGGCCGCGTGCGGATGCCGGAGCTGGAGCTGCTGCCCGCCTCCTACGACCTGCCGGGCGCCCGCCTGCTCGACCTCGTCCAGGTCATGGACCGCATCCGCGCCGAGTGCCCCTGGTCGTCACTGCAGACCCACAAGGGCCTGGCCAAGTACGGCATCGAGGAGGCGTACGAACTCGTCGAGGCGATCGAGGAGGGCGACCGGGAGGAACTGCGCGAGGAACTGGGCGACGTTCTCCTCCAGGTCGTCTTCCACGCCCGGATCGCCGAGGAGCACCCGGAGGAGCCCTTCTCCGTCGACGACGTGGCCGGCGGCATCGTCGCCAAGCTCATCCATCGCCACCCGCATGTCTTCGGCGGCGAGACGGCGACCACCCCCGAGGAGGTCAAGGCGCACTGGCTGCGCACCAAGGCCGTCGAGAAGCAGCGCACCTCGGTCACCGAGGGCATCCCCATGGGCCAGCCGGGCCTGGCCCTCGCCGCCAAACTGGCCTCCCGCGTCCGCACCGCCGGCCTGGACGTCCCCCTGCCCCGGGTCGAGGGCATCGGCTACGAGCTGCTCGCCCTGGCGGTACGGGCCGAAGCGGAGGGCGTCGACCCGGAGGCGGCCCTGCGCGCGGCGGCCCGCGCGTACCGGGACGCGATACGGGCCGCGGAAGGGACCGGCGAGGAGGCCGGCGGGGAAGCAGCCGGGGAGTAG
- a CDS encoding transglycosylase family protein — MLSGNGRHRRPRQAPALVVAAGVTGSAIAIPLLGASGASAAEGPTWDRVAECETGGSWSQNSGNGYYGGLQLTQADWEKYGGLDYASSADQASRGQQIAVAEKVLADQGVGAWRACGLLSGLGGDSGKAGADTGADGGSSCDSSGTGGSATPAPSQSSGASSDGKGGNGGNGDKSAEGGKGQEVDEGSKSGGSDAEPDASPSASAPPSASASAKGGDSGKSGQKAGSSDTSASEAPTGRHRGASAEEQVREDRESGSSGRHASRGGLGLSRGLDGSPRTDRAPVGAGIGPSVAADSLALGGGWLTQYSGGDEAAGAAVSDPILPGQALVFGFGSGEG, encoded by the coding sequence ATGCTCTCCGGGAACGGGCGTCACCGTCGCCCCCGCCAGGCTCCGGCTCTCGTCGTCGCTGCCGGAGTGACCGGCTCAGCCATCGCGATTCCGCTTCTCGGGGCCAGCGGCGCCAGCGCGGCCGAGGGTCCGACCTGGGACCGGGTCGCGGAGTGCGAGACCGGTGGCTCATGGAGCCAGAACTCCGGCAACGGCTACTACGGCGGCCTGCAGTTGACCCAGGCGGACTGGGAGAAGTACGGCGGCCTCGACTACGCGTCCAGTGCCGACCAGGCCAGCCGTGGGCAGCAGATAGCCGTGGCCGAGAAGGTCCTCGCCGACCAGGGGGTCGGTGCGTGGCGGGCCTGCGGCCTGCTGTCGGGCCTGGGCGGCGACTCGGGCAAGGCCGGCGCCGACACCGGCGCGGACGGCGGCTCGTCGTGCGACTCGTCCGGCACCGGAGGCTCCGCCACCCCGGCGCCCTCGCAGTCCTCCGGCGCCTCGTCGGACGGCAAGGGCGGCAACGGGGGCAACGGCGACAAGAGTGCTGAGGGAGGTAAGGGGCAGGAGGTGGACGAAGGGTCCAAGTCCGGCGGTTCGGACGCCGAGCCGGACGCCTCTCCCTCCGCTTCCGCTCCTCCCTCCGCCTCGGCCTCCGCCAAGGGGGGCGACTCGGGCAAGTCGGGACAGAAGGCGGGTTCTTCGGACACATCCGCGAGTGAGGCCCCCACCGGCCGTCACCGCGGCGCCAGCGCCGAGGAGCAGGTGCGCGAGGACCGCGAGTCCGGAAGCTCCGGCCGGCACGCCTCGCGTGGCGGTCTCGGCCTCTCGCGCGGCCTCGACGGCTCGCCCCGGACCGACAGGGCTCCCGTGGGTGCCGGAATCGGTCCCTCGGTCGCCGCCGACTCCCTTGCGCTCGGCGGTGGATGGCTCACCCAGTACAGCGGGGGCGACGAGGCCGCGGGCGCGGCGGTCTCCGACCCCATCCTTCCCGGTCAGGCGCTTGTGTTCGGATTCGGGTCGGGCGAGGGCTGA
- a CDS encoding transglycosylase family protein, with amino-acid sequence MLFSGKGKHRRPSKATRVIAVAGVTGAAVAAPLMAAGNASAATASEWDTVAQCESGGNWSINTGNGYYGGLQFSASTWAGYGGTQYAATADRASKSQQIEIAEKVLAGQGKGAWPVCGKGLSNAAHTGGGSGNQNAGNQNSGSSQNTQNSQNTQKQDAQEQSARKQSTQKQSTGSAPERSTEQKASRSDERPAAEKKTVTTPTGEKVEKGDGEYKVVKGDTLSSIAEEHDVKGGWNKVFELNDDIVEDADLIYPGQQLHLK; translated from the coding sequence ATGCTGTTTTCCGGCAAGGGCAAGCACCGTCGTCCGTCCAAGGCCACCCGGGTCATCGCCGTCGCCGGCGTCACGGGTGCCGCCGTCGCCGCCCCGCTGATGGCGGCCGGCAACGCTTCCGCCGCCACCGCCTCCGAGTGGGACACCGTCGCCCAGTGCGAGTCCGGCGGCAACTGGTCCATCAACACCGGCAACGGCTACTACGGCGGCCTGCAGTTCTCCGCCTCCACCTGGGCCGGCTACGGCGGCACGCAGTACGCCGCCACCGCCGACCGGGCCAGCAAGTCCCAGCAGATCGAGATAGCCGAGAAGGTCCTCGCGGGCCAGGGCAAGGGCGCCTGGCCGGTCTGCGGCAAGGGCCTGTCCAACGCCGCCCACACCGGTGGCGGCTCCGGCAACCAGAACGCCGGCAACCAGAACAGCGGTTCCTCGCAAAACACCCAGAACTCGCAGAACACCCAGAAGCAGGACGCTCAGGAACAGAGCGCCCGGAAGCAGAGCACTCAGAAGCAGAGCACCGGCTCCGCCCCCGAGCGCTCCACCGAGCAGAAGGCCTCCCGCTCCGACGAGCGTCCGGCCGCCGAGAAGAAGACCGTCACCACCCCGACCGGCGAGAAGGTCGAGAAGGGCGACGGCGAGTACAAGGTGGTCAAGGGCGACACCCTCAGCTCGATCGCCGAGGAGCACGACGTCAAGGGCGGCTGGAACAAGGTGTTCGAGCTGAACGACGACATCGTCGAGGACGCCGACCTCATCTACCCGGGTCAGCAGCTGCACCTGAAGTAA
- a CDS encoding cytochrome P450 family protein codes for MTDQPQHQHQSESTAPELFTWEFASDPYPAYAWLREHAPVHRTRLPSGVEAWLVTRYADARQTLADPRLSKNPAHHDEPAHAKGKTGIPGERKAELMTHLLNIDPPDHTRLRRLVSKAFTPRRVAEFESRVQELTDGLIDQFADRGSADLIHEFAFPLPIYAICDLLGVPREDQDDFRDWAGMMIRHQGGPRGGVARSVKKMRGYLADLIHRKREALPAEPAPGEDLISGLIRASDHGEHLTENEAAAMAFILLFAGFETTVNLIGNGTYALLTHPEQRERLQASLAAGERGLLETGVEELLRYDGPVELATWRFATEALTLGGQHIAAGDPVLVVLAAADRDPERFADPDVLDLARRDNQHLGYGHGIHYCLGAPLARLEGQTALATLLTRLPDLRLASDPAELRWRGGLIMRGLRTLPVEFSPWPK; via the coding sequence GTGACCGACCAGCCCCAGCACCAGCACCAATCCGAGAGCACCGCGCCCGAACTCTTCACCTGGGAGTTCGCGAGCGATCCGTACCCCGCCTACGCCTGGCTGCGCGAGCACGCGCCCGTGCACCGGACGCGGCTGCCCAGCGGGGTGGAGGCCTGGCTGGTCACCCGGTACGCCGACGCCCGGCAGACCCTCGCCGACCCCCGCCTCTCCAAGAACCCGGCGCACCACGACGAGCCCGCCCACGCCAAGGGCAAGACCGGCATCCCCGGTGAGCGCAAGGCCGAGCTGATGACGCATCTGCTCAACATCGACCCGCCGGACCACACCCGGCTGCGCAGACTGGTCAGCAAGGCGTTCACACCGCGCCGCGTCGCCGAGTTCGAGTCCAGGGTGCAGGAGCTCACCGACGGGCTCATCGACCAATTCGCGGACCGCGGCTCCGCCGACCTCATCCACGAGTTCGCCTTCCCGCTCCCCATCTACGCCATCTGCGACCTGCTCGGCGTCCCCCGGGAGGACCAGGACGACTTCCGGGACTGGGCGGGCATGATGATCCGGCACCAGGGCGGGCCCCGGGGCGGGGTCGCCCGGTCGGTGAAGAAGATGCGCGGCTACCTCGCCGACCTCATCCACCGCAAGCGCGAGGCGCTGCCCGCCGAACCCGCCCCCGGCGAGGACCTCATCTCCGGCCTGATCCGCGCCTCCGACCACGGCGAGCACCTCACCGAGAACGAGGCCGCCGCCATGGCGTTCATCCTGCTGTTCGCCGGTTTCGAGACCACCGTCAACCTCATCGGCAACGGCACCTACGCCCTGCTCACCCACCCCGAGCAGCGCGAGCGCCTGCAAGCCTCACTCGCCGCCGGGGAGCGCGGGCTGCTGGAGACCGGTGTGGAGGAACTCCTGCGCTACGACGGGCCCGTGGAGCTGGCCACCTGGCGGTTCGCCACCGAGGCGCTCACCCTCGGCGGACAGCACATCGCGGCCGGCGACCCGGTCCTCGTCGTCCTGGCCGCCGCGGACCGCGACCCGGAGCGGTTCGCCGATCCCGACGTGCTCGACCTCGCCCGGCGCGACAACCAGCATCTGGGGTACGGCCACGGCATCCACTACTGCCTGGGCGCCCCGCTGGCCCGGCTGGAGGGCCAGACCGCGCTCGCCACGCTGCTGACCCGGCTGCCGGACCTCAGGCTCGCGTCGGATCCGGCCGAACTGCGCTGGCGCGGCGGGCTCATCATGCGCGGACTGCGGACCCTGCCGGTGGAATTCAGCCCATGGCCGAAGTGA
- the eno gene encoding phosphopyruvate hydratase: MPSIDVVVAREILDSRGNPTVEVEVGLDDGSTGRAAVPSGASTGAFEAIELRDGDPDRYQGKGVEKAVLAVIEQIGPELVGYDATEQRLIDQAMFDLDATDNKGSLGANAILGVSLAVAHAASEASDLPLFRYLGGPNAHLLPVPMMNILNGGSHADSNVDIQEFMIAPIGAESFSEALRWGTEVYHTLKKVLKSKGLATGLGDEGGFAPNLGSNREALDLILEAIKEAGYTPGEQIALALDVAASEFYKDGSYVFEGKERSAAEMTEYYAELVEAYPLVSIEDPLFEDDWDGWKALTDKLGDKVQIVGDDLFVTNPERLARGIEEATANALLVKVNQIGSLTETLDAVELAQRNGFKCMMSHRSGETEDVTIADLAVATNCGQIKTGAPARSERVAKYNQLLRIEEILDDAAVYAGRSAFPRFRNA, encoded by the coding sequence GTGCCGTCCATCGACGTCGTCGTAGCCCGGGAAATCCTGGACTCCCGAGGCAACCCCACCGTCGAGGTCGAGGTCGGCCTCGACGACGGCAGCACGGGTCGTGCCGCCGTTCCGTCCGGTGCCTCCACCGGCGCCTTCGAGGCCATCGAACTCCGTGACGGTGACCCCGACCGTTACCAGGGCAAGGGAGTGGAGAAGGCCGTCCTGGCCGTCATCGAGCAGATCGGCCCGGAGCTGGTCGGCTACGACGCCACCGAGCAGCGCCTGATCGACCAGGCGATGTTCGACCTGGACGCCACCGACAACAAGGGCTCCCTCGGCGCCAACGCCATCCTCGGCGTCTCCCTGGCCGTCGCCCACGCCGCCTCCGAGGCCAGCGACCTGCCCCTCTTCCGCTACCTGGGCGGACCCAACGCGCACCTGCTGCCGGTGCCGATGATGAACATCCTCAACGGCGGCTCGCACGCGGACTCCAATGTGGACATCCAGGAGTTCATGATCGCCCCGATCGGCGCGGAGTCCTTCTCCGAGGCCCTGCGCTGGGGCACCGAGGTCTACCACACGCTGAAGAAGGTCCTGAAGAGCAAGGGCCTGGCCACCGGCCTCGGCGACGAGGGCGGCTTCGCCCCGAACCTCGGCTCCAACCGCGAGGCCCTCGACCTCATCCTCGAGGCCATCAAGGAAGCCGGTTACACCCCCGGCGAGCAGATCGCCCTGGCGCTCGACGTCGCCGCCTCCGAGTTCTACAAGGACGGCTCGTACGTCTTCGAGGGCAAGGAGCGCTCCGCCGCCGAGATGACGGAGTACTACGCCGAGCTGGTCGAGGCGTACCCGCTGGTCTCCATCGAGGACCCGCTGTTCGAGGACGACTGGGACGGCTGGAAGGCCCTCACCGACAAGCTCGGCGACAAGGTCCAGATCGTCGGCGACGACCTGTTCGTCACCAACCCGGAGCGCCTGGCCCGCGGCATCGAGGAGGCCACCGCCAACGCGCTGCTGGTGAAGGTGAACCAGATCGGTTCGCTGACCGAGACCCTGGACGCCGTCGAGCTGGCCCAGCGCAACGGCTTCAAGTGCATGATGTCGCACCGCTCCGGCGAGACCGAGGACGTCACCATCGCCGACCTGGCCGTCGCCACCAACTGCGGCCAGATCAAGACCGGCGCCCCGGCCCGTTCCGAGCGCGTGGCCAAGTACAACCAGCTGCTGCGCATCGAGGAGATCCTCGACGACGCCGCGGTGTACGCGGGCCGCAGCGCCTTCCCGCGGTTCCGCAACGCCTGA
- a CDS encoding serine/threonine-protein kinase: MSTLIGQGGMGQVWTAYDKRLDRRVAVKLLRPDKVAGQEADELRRRFVRECRVTAQVDHPGLVTVHDAGSAGEELFLVMQYVDGADLGDHLAEHNPYPWQWAVAVAAQLCAALSAVHAVPIVHRDLKPRNVMVKQDGTVTVLDLGVASVMDSDTTRLTHTGSPIGSPAYMAPEQAMGGAVGPYTDLYALGALLHELLSGDVPFAGSTALGVLHRHLYEAPRPVRQIRQEVPEALEALVLRLLAKDPQHRPASAQEVYEHLALLLPSRGTPTGAPLDPTRPFLRPHAPWPDLARTPAPQPAPVVPPAPVAEKADVAAAVDEVKRLLGEGRITQAVDILGRILPIAAEQHGERSPVVRTLRKQYAATLLDDGQYRRALPELRRLASERAAEAGQADPESLRHRYEAAQCLEQLGDPAAALAEYRALLPYYENRYVAAGDPQLAHDVRRRIGHLLLALGDRPAAHETLARLLHDVERAQGPGHPLAADIRRTLGWLGQMRG, translated from the coding sequence CTGTCCACGCTCATCGGGCAGGGCGGCATGGGCCAGGTCTGGACGGCCTACGACAAGCGGCTGGACCGGCGGGTGGCGGTCAAGCTGCTGCGCCCGGACAAGGTGGCCGGGCAGGAGGCCGACGAACTGCGCCGCCGGTTCGTGCGCGAGTGCCGGGTGACCGCCCAGGTCGACCACCCCGGTCTGGTCACCGTGCACGACGCGGGCAGCGCGGGCGAGGAACTGTTCCTCGTCATGCAGTACGTCGACGGCGCCGACCTCGGCGACCACCTCGCCGAGCACAACCCGTACCCGTGGCAGTGGGCGGTGGCGGTCGCCGCGCAGCTGTGTGCCGCGCTGAGCGCGGTGCACGCCGTGCCGATCGTCCACCGCGACCTCAAGCCGCGCAACGTGATGGTCAAGCAGGACGGCACGGTCACCGTGCTCGACCTGGGGGTCGCCTCCGTGATGGACAGCGACACCACCCGCCTGACCCACACCGGTTCGCCCATCGGCTCACCCGCCTACATGGCCCCCGAGCAGGCGATGGGCGGCGCGGTCGGCCCCTACACGGACCTGTACGCACTCGGTGCGCTGCTGCACGAACTGCTCAGCGGCGACGTGCCCTTCGCGGGCTCGACCGCGCTCGGCGTGCTGCACCGGCACCTCTACGAGGCACCGCGGCCGGTGCGCCAGATCCGCCAGGAGGTCCCCGAGGCCCTGGAGGCTCTGGTGCTGCGCCTGCTCGCCAAGGACCCGCAGCACCGCCCCGCCTCCGCCCAGGAGGTCTACGAGCACCTGGCGCTGCTGCTGCCGTCGCGGGGCACGCCCACCGGGGCGCCCCTCGACCCCACACGCCCCTTCCTGCGCCCGCACGCCCCCTGGCCGGACCTCGCGCGCACGCCCGCGCCCCAACCCGCCCCCGTCGTACCGCCCGCGCCCGTCGCGGAGAAGGCCGATGTCGCCGCCGCCGTGGACGAGGTCAAGCGGCTGCTCGGCGAGGGCCGGATCACCCAGGCCGTGGACATCCTCGGCAGGATCCTGCCGATCGCCGCGGAACAGCACGGCGAGCGCTCCCCGGTCGTGCGCACCCTGCGCAAGCAGTACGCGGCCACCCTCCTGGACGACGGCCAGTACCGGCGCGCGCTGCCCGAACTGCGCCGCCTCGCCTCCGAACGCGCCGCCGAGGCGGGCCAGGCCGACCCGGAGTCCCTGCGCCACCGCTACGAGGCCGCCCAGTGCCTGGAGCAGCTCGGCGACCCGGCGGCGGCGCTCGCCGAGTACCGGGCCCTGCTGCCGTACTACGAGAACCGGTACGTGGCCGCGGGCGACCCGCAGCTCGCCCATGACGTCCGCCGCCGCATCGGCCACCTCCTGCTCGCCCTCGGCGACCGCCCCGCCGCGCACGAGACCCTGGCCCGGCTGCTGCACGACGTGGAGCGCGCCCAGGGCCCCGGCCACCCCCTCGCCGCCGACATCCGCCGGACACTGGGCTGGCTGGGACAGATGCGCGGATGA
- a CDS encoding FtsB family cell division protein — MAVKDRDRFSTATRIRLIGEQTAARVYRSQTRRQARRSRLTGRAALLALVVCSLIVALAYPMRQYVSQRAEIADLQQEQDEARRRVEELRDLKARWQDDAYAEQRARERLHYVMPGETGYIVIDPGTAEKSRTDLGAADRPWYANVWDGVDRSDAAAR, encoded by the coding sequence ATGGCCGTGAAGGACCGGGACCGCTTCTCCACCGCTACCAGGATCCGGCTGATCGGTGAGCAGACCGCGGCCCGGGTCTACCGTTCGCAGACCAGACGCCAGGCCCGCCGTTCCCGGCTGACCGGCCGGGCCGCGCTGCTCGCCCTGGTGGTCTGCTCGCTGATCGTGGCGCTCGCCTACCCCATGCGGCAGTACGTGTCCCAGCGCGCCGAGATCGCCGACCTCCAGCAGGAGCAGGACGAGGCCCGCCGGCGGGTCGAGGAACTGCGCGACCTCAAGGCACGCTGGCAGGACGACGCCTACGCCGAGCAGCGGGCCCGCGAGCGGCTGCACTACGTCATGCCCGGCGAGACCGGCTACATCGTGATCGACCCGGGCACGGCCGAGAAGTCGCGCACCGACCTCGGAGCGGCCGACCGCCCCTGGTACGCGAACGTCTGGGACGGGGTCGACAGGTCCGACGCCGCCGCGCGGTGA
- a CDS encoding HNH endonuclease family protein yields MRRGGGPGLSRRTGTAVSALAAVALLAGCEGVVDTGSPAGDSPAAVDGRAVSPLDNPDGTAPGLAPLTGETDRAAAVDLIEKVTTKGRGPKTGYDRDEFGYAWKDTADGVPLARNGCDTRNDLLQRDGQEVRFRSGSDCVVVAMTLADPYTGKTIEWRKENASEVQIDHVVPLSYSWQMGASRWSKEKREQLANDTLNLIPVEGRANSAKSDSGPAAWLPPSKPVRCSYAVRFAQVAVKYEMPVTTADKRMMLEQCGG; encoded by the coding sequence ATACGCCGCGGCGGCGGACCGGGGCTCTCACGCCGTACGGGGACCGCGGTGTCGGCGCTGGCCGCCGTGGCGCTCCTCGCCGGCTGCGAGGGCGTGGTGGACACCGGTTCCCCCGCCGGGGACAGCCCGGCGGCAGTGGACGGACGCGCCGTCAGCCCCCTGGACAACCCGGACGGCACCGCGCCGGGCCTCGCACCGCTGACCGGGGAGACGGACCGGGCGGCGGCCGTCGACCTCATCGAGAAGGTGACCACCAAGGGCCGCGGACCGAAGACGGGTTACGACCGCGACGAGTTCGGCTACGCCTGGAAGGACACCGCCGACGGCGTCCCCCTCGCGCGCAACGGCTGCGACACCCGGAACGACCTGCTGCAGCGCGACGGGCAGGAGGTGCGCTTCCGCTCCGGTTCCGACTGCGTGGTGGTGGCCATGACCCTGGCCGACCCGTACACCGGCAAGACCATCGAGTGGCGCAAGGAGAACGCCTCCGAGGTCCAGATAGACCACGTGGTCCCGCTCTCCTACAGCTGGCAGATGGGCGCCTCCCGCTGGTCGAAGGAGAAACGGGAGCAACTGGCGAACGACACCCTCAACCTCATCCCGGTCGAGGGCCGCGCCAACTCCGCCAAGAGCGACTCCGGGCCCGCCGCCTGGCTCCCGCCGAGCAAGCCCGTACGGTGCTCGTACGCGGTCCGCTTCGCGCAGGTCGCCGTCAAGTACGAGATGCCGGTGACCACGGCCGACAAGCGCATGATGCTGGAGCAGTGCGGCGGCTGA
- a CDS encoding helix-turn-helix domain-containing protein, with protein sequence MHTKTQLRTGPEDVARFLRQLREAHGLSQRALATRLGVSQARVARLESGANNPQLDTLAAYVAALGGTLSLHADFDT encoded by the coding sequence ATGCATACCAAGACCCAACTGCGTACCGGCCCCGAAGACGTCGCCCGTTTCCTCCGGCAGCTCCGCGAAGCCCATGGCCTCAGCCAACGTGCCCTGGCCACCCGGCTCGGAGTCAGCCAGGCCCGCGTGGCTCGCCTCGAAAGCGGCGCCAACAACCCCCAGCTGGACACCCTCGCCGCCTATGTCGCCGCCCTCGGCGGAACTCTCTCGCTGCATGCAGACTTCGACACCTGA